In Lolium rigidum isolate FL_2022 chromosome 7, APGP_CSIRO_Lrig_0.1, whole genome shotgun sequence, the DNA window ccgggcGGCCAGTGGCTGGGCGagtcggcgacgcggcggcggcagcgccgcCTCTCGTCGCCCTCGCTCAGGACGTACCTCACGCCGGCcttcgacgccgtcgccgccggccacccGGGGTCCCCCGCCTCCTCCTACTCGTCCGGCGGGCTGGAGCTCGGCTTCGACGCCTCGCTACTCCGCTACCGCCGCTTCTCCGCTAATCCGGAGATGGACAGCCGCCGCCTCGTCTACTCGCCGCCGGCGCAGCCGCGCCCGGTGTACCCCATGCCGGACCATGAGGCGCTCCGGGTTGAGGCCTTCCTCCATGGCCACAAACGCCAGGTGATTATGCTGCTCCCCAGATCTAACTTTCAGTAGTAACTTCTTTGTTTGCAGTCTTGCGTTACCATTGTCTCAAGTATATATCATACTGATGGGGTAGAGAGAATGGTTCATGATCTGTTCTAGTGGTAAAAGCCTTTAGGTCACCTACTGGTTAGGTTGATTCTTTGGTTGCATAACTCCTGTAGTATTTTCTGCTGTTGATCTCGATACTGTCATGGTCAGATGATTCCAATACTTTCTCTTTTTAATCACATATCTAGATCATGTTATAGGGGCAGAATCTTTCCTTATATAGGTCAAATTAGTCCATAAATACTGGAATCACTTGGGCCGCTGCCAAGTAACTTGTTCTTGAATGATACTGTCATACTATGTCTGAGACTGAAGGTTGTCTAACAGTCTGAGTGTACAGAACGAAAACAGATCACACCAAACCATCAAAACTTTTACATTTGTCATCAATGTTCCTAAAATCCTAAGTCATAACGCAACATATCGGACTATATTTAGACCATGTCATAGTTCAGTCCACTATTCTAGTATGCAGTTCATTCTTGTGGACTTTATTTATATAATCTCATGATATTTGATAATGCATTTGAGCTGCTACTTACTCTCCCTCCTGCAAATTTCACAAAGTTGAATTACTTTGTCATACATGACTCTATTTTTTTATTCTAATACTGTTGTTTGCTCTAACACAAAATTAGAGCTCGGTTAGGTTTCAGATAGGAGTCTCAAAGCTCCcagttttaaattaataaagccctcatcCGGATAGGATACAATGGTGCTGATTACACAaacttgaacaagtttaaaagaaAGAGGCAAAGCACTAGATTTTTTTCACGAAAACGCAAAGCTTATGTTTCTATTCATTGATAGAAAAAGGAGTTTACATTA includes these proteins:
- the LOC124672812 gene encoding uncharacterized protein LOC124672812 gives rise to the protein MDFDFDFDCAAASPGGQWLGESATRRRQRRLSSPSLRTYLTPAFDAVAAGHPGSPASSYSSGGLELGFDASLLRYRRFSANPEMDSRRLVYSPPAQPRPVYPMPDHEALRVEAFLHGHKRQAGPLTGAPGFPDMKHQFFSPTRPPPVDFRSPDGAIMLPNRAKLFSTPAPGATTPSAQAASAHPQPTEEEGDLIAEVLYGRSGRRRLPVFKDICPE